Proteins encoded by one window of Balearica regulorum gibbericeps isolate bBalReg1 chromosome 21, bBalReg1.pri, whole genome shotgun sequence:
- the TAS1R3 gene encoding taste receptor type 1 member 3 translates to MVTDLLLCLSFGYAAALKPTCLSAQLRRPGDYILGGLFPFGMDTVNLTTRSEPTLVVCERLFVDGLIWALGMKFAIDQINNSTSLLPGVKLGYDMHDTCFEPVVALQPSLLFLTQKGTTGIGVLCNYTDYQPRVTAVIGPHKSDLCLVTAKLFSSFLIPQVSYGASSEKLSNTELYPSFYRTVPSDKNLVEAVALLLHKFGWNWIATIGSDDEYGRGAMGLFLSIAGNHSICIAFEGLIPTDLTDPKAKTQLEDTVKLINKTKANIIVLFAFSQPAQALLEHSIRMGLSKKVWIGTEAWMLSDIAASIPNIQSIGTVLGFILKAGTVPGFQKYVADLFTSVQQDKFCQESREFNRLMNSNVLDARCKHCDNISLHDVSSMLSHSQIQPVYVAVYSVAYALHRALGCTHQACPRASIRSWQLLHFMNTLPFKVNGQSFRFDQSHGTNTGYKLIFWSWKNGTLTYLPVGGYEESLYVNKSQIQFHTADQKEPTSECFRHCKPGQFRQIKGFHLCCYDCTDCPENTFWSTEDSSTCTPCLEHQWSPVRSTQCYDRSERYLFWNEPLTIALLTLMSITISLICLTAVLFLKSLDTPLVQASGGKLTLFALFTLMLLCLSCCLYIGKPSNHLCMIQQIVSALCLNGCFSTFFIKSLEITLVTEFPRCAPTFLYWVTQRRAWLLVTLCLLAECLFCFCYLHLGPDYLVPDYKSLPTEVLLVCNTESWVAFALMHGYNGCLASVGFLCTFMVQTSGKKYNIARGITFAILIYFIIWIFFIAFFATLKTVLRSVTQIGTILATSLGILGTYYIPKCYIILFKPDLNTVDYFHNSIKEEPEEDSQ, encoded by the exons ATGGTCACTgacctgctgctgtgcctgagcTTTGGTTACGCAGCAGCCCTCAAACCCACATGCCTGTCAGCTCAGTTGAGAAGGCCCGGTGATTATATCCTAGGAGGCTTGTTCCCTTTTGGAATGGACACCGTAAACCTGACGACACGATCAGAGCCCACATTAGTTGTGTGTGAAAG GTTATTTGTAGATGGGCTAATATGGGCTCTTGGGATGAAGTTTGCTATTGATCAGATCAACAATTCCACTTCACTTCTCCCGGGAGTAAAGCTGGGCTATGACATGCACGACACCTGCTTTGAGCCAGTGGTGGCCTTGCAGCCCAGCTTGCTATTTCTGACCCAAAAAGGCACAACGGGCATTGGAGTACTGTGCAACTACACCGACTACCAGCCTCGCGTGACTGCTGTCATCGGACCACACAAGTCAGATCTCTGCCTGGTAACAGCCAAACTATTCAGCAGCTTCTTGATCCCACAG GTCAGCTATGGAGCCAGCAGTGAGAAGCTCAGCAACACAGAGTTGTACCCATCCTTCTACCGTACTGTTCCCAGCGATAAGAACTTGGTGGAAGCTGTGGCCCTGCTGCTTCACAAGTTTGGATGGAACTGGATTGCAACCATTGGAAGCGATGATGAATATGGCCGAGGAGCCATGGGGCTCTTCTTAAGCATAGCTGGAAATCACAGCATCTGCATTGCATTCGAGGGGCTAATTCCTACAGATCTCACAGATCCCAAAGCCAAAACCCAACTGGAAGATACCGTGAAGTTAATTAACAAGACCAAAGCCAACATCATTGTCCTTTTTGCCTTTAGTCAGCCAGCCCAGGCCTTGCTGGAACACAGCATCAGGATGGGACTGAGCAAGAAAGTCTGGATTGGCACTGAAGCCTGGATGTTGTCAGACATAGCTGCCTCCATCCCAAATATTCAGAGCATTGGGACAGTCTTAggctttattttgaaagcaggcACAGTCCCTGGCTTCCAGAAATATGTTGCCGACCTGTTTACTTCTGTTCAGCAGGACAAATTTTGCCAGGAGTCTAGAGAATTCAACCGCCTCATGAACTCTAACGTGCTAGACGCACGTTGCAAACACTGCGACAACATCTCGCTGCATGATGTCTCGTCCATGCTGAGCCATTCACAAATACAACCAGTGTACGTCGCAGTCTACAGCGTGGCTTATGCACTGCACAGAGCGCTGGGGTGCACCCACCAAGCGTGTCCCAGAGCATCCATCAGATCTTGGCAG ctGCTGCACTTCATGAATACCCTCCCGTTCAAGGTGAACGGCCAAAGCTTCAGGTTTGATCAATCCCACGGCACAAACACTGGCTACAAGCTTATATTCTGGTCCTGGAAAAATGGCACCCTTACTTATCTGCCTGTTGGCGGCTATGAAGAGTCCCTGTATGTCAATAAGTCCCAGATTCAGTTTCACACTGCGGATCAAAAG GAGCCTACATCAGAGTGCTTCAGACATTGTAAACCAGGACAATTCAGACAAATAAAAGGATTCCACCTCTGCTGCTATGACTGTACAGATTGTCCAGAAAACACCTTCTGGAGCACTGAAG acagCTCCACCTGCACTCCCTGCTTAGAGCATCAGTGGTCCCCTGTCCGGAGCACACAATGTTACGATCGCAGCGAGAGATACCTCTTTTGGAACGAGCCGCTCACCATTGCCTTGCTAACGTTGATGTCTATCACCATCTCTCTGATTTGTTTGACAGCAgtgctctttttaaaaagccttgATACTCCCCTTGTGCAGGCTTCCGGAGGCAAACTGACCCTCTTCGCCTTGTTCACACTCATGCTGCTGTGTCTCAGCTGCTGTCTCTACATAGGGAAGCCCAGTAACCACCTTTGTATGATCCAGCAGATAGTCTCTGCCCTGTGCCTCAATGGTTGTTTCTCTACCTTCTTCATCAAATCCCTCGAGATCACCCTTGTGACAGAGTTCCCTCGCTGCGCTCCCACCTTCTTGTACTGGGTGACCCAGAGGAGGGCCTGGCTCCTTGTCACCTTGTGCCTCCTCGCCGAGTGCTTGTTCTGTTTCTGCTACCTTCACCTGGGCCCTGACTACCTGGTGCCTGATTACAAGTCGCTGCCCACTGAAGTTCTGCTTGTGTGTAACACGGAGTCCTGGGTTGCCTTTGCCCTGATGCATGGCTACAACGGCTGCTTAGCCTCCGTCGGCTTCCTGTGCACGTTCATGGTACAGACTTCTGGCAAGAAGTATAACATTGCCAGGGGGATCACATTTGCCATCCTAATATATTTCATCATCTGGATcttcttcattgctttttttgccACGCTGAAGACAGTCCTCAGGTCCGTTACTCAGATTGGTACCATTTTGGCAACCAGTCTGGGTATCTTGGGGACCTACTATATCCCTAAATGCTACATCATCTTGTTTAAGCCTGATCTGAACACAGTGGATTATTTCCACAATTCCATCAAAGAGGAGCCAGAGGAGGACTCTCAATAA